In Zingiber officinale cultivar Zhangliang chromosome 1A, Zo_v1.1, whole genome shotgun sequence, a genomic segment contains:
- the LOC122021829 gene encoding O-methyltransferase 1, chloroplastic-like, with product MAGLRLRCFIPPTTTEPSAVRSNPPAISLEWRKNSEVRQSRNCRTAAARLGGERPDPLLEAAVRAAFLRFQESLRPDPQFIDPYSSCLLSSTVSHHDVESKYSPNPCQYRLATKFIDDNLLSMLGTTEDLRQIVLLTDGMDTRPYRLNWPRSSVIFEISPQSVFNIASQKLKEAGAKVSRNCILLHVPLESTDLQLALCERGYNGNKPSLWAIQGFPMSTTTNLIDILSLVSCSAMKGSIFLGEFPTSLAVESSQIEAKDNRQDKIQRLLVDHGFLVNATRRDEINKDSQLDKSGDGSFLFIAEQLRFSDAQMEIWRTHLERIEDEGDEEGFDEL from the exons ATGGCAGGGTTAAGGTTGAGATGCTTTATACCGCCAACGACTACGGAACCCTCCGCCGTCCGCTCTAACCCCCCTGCGATCTCACTTGAGTGGAGGAAGAATTCGGAAGTACGCCAGTCGAGGAACTGCAGAACTGCCGCCGCCCGACTGGGAGGCGAACGCCCCGACCCGCTCCTCGAGGCTGCTGTCCGTGCCGCTTTCCTTCGTTTCCAGGAGTCTCTCCGTCCTG ATCCTCAGTTCATTGATCCATATTCTAGCTGCCTTCTGTCTTCCACCGTTAGCCATCATGATGTGGAGAGCAAATATTCACCTAACCCATGTCAATATAGATTGGCAACAAAATTCATCGACGATAACTTGCTTTCTATGCTTGGAACTACAGAAGATCTTAGACAG ATTGTTTTATTGACAGATGGTATGGACACCCGGCCTTACAGGCTGAATTGGCCTCGCTCTTCTGTCATATTTGAAATCTCTCCACAGAGTGTCTTCAATATTGCATCTCAAAAACTCAAAG AAGCGGGAGCTAAAGTTTCAAGAAACTGTATCTTGCTCCATGTTCCTCTAGAATCCACAGATCTGCAGTTAGCGTTGTGTGAAAGGGGTTACAATGGGAATAAACCGAGTTTATGGGCCATTCAG GGGTTTCCCATGTCAACTACGACAAACTTGATAGATATATTATCCCTTGTAAGTTGTTCAGCTATGAAAGGAAGCATTTTCCTAGGAGAATTTCCTACCTCGTTGGCAGTGGAAAGCTCTCAAATTGAAGCAAag GATAATAGACAAGACAAGATACAAAGGCTTCTAGTAGACCACGGTTTTCTAGTGAATGCAACCCGTCGTGATGAGATAAACAAAGATTCACAATTGGATAAGTCCGGCGATGGAAGTTTTCTGTTTATTGCTGAACAGTTGAGGTTTTCTGATGCCCAG ATGGAGATCTGGAGGACACACTTGGAAAGGATTGAAgatgaaggagatgaagaaggcTTTGACGAACTGTAG
- the LOC121997110 gene encoding serine/threonine-protein kinase-like protein CCR1, which translates to MTNIDRSAIDVAIALLCLVLVALVAVLYVLCRKKFAAVDPAAGEGKASTSGPILPAAHFHQLSDMETATAGFHGSRVVGCGRLGTVYKAEEADGGRGYSVKRIHHHLVLGNPGMSFSSRMKSLSYACHHPNVVPVLGFSEAPGERLIISEFVGETSCSLEHYLKQGSAVLGWAARLRIATGAARGIEHLHDASVPGVVHGCVKPSNILVDAGLCSRVCDYGLSFLMEAVDRAREMEGYVDWEGGGACKENDVYAFGVVLLELLSGRRCNGGRLADWALALMREDRTGEVLDARVAAPRDVRSLLRMMKVAAACVGNGRKTRPAIAQVAAILSSLEAQPISAQSPDEVSNS; encoded by the coding sequence ATGACGAACATTGATCGGTCGGCCATTGACGTAGCTATTGCGCTGCTGTGTCTCGTTCTCGTGGCTCTCGTGGCTGTCCTTTACGTCCTCTGCCGGAAGAAGTTCGCCGCCGTGGACCCGGCAGCCGGCGAAGGCAAAGCCAGCACGTCGGGTCCCATCCTCCCAGCCGCGCACTTCCACCAGCTGAGCGATATGGAGACCGCCACGGCCGGTTTCCATGGCTCGCGCGTGGTGGGCTGTGGCCGGCTGGGGACCGTATATAAGGCTGAGGAGGCCGACGGCGGGCGCGGCTACAGCGTGAAGCGCATCCATCACCACCTGGTGCTGGGCAATCCCGGTATGAGCTTCTCCTCGCGGATGAAGTCGCTCTCGTACGCGTGCCACCACCCTAACGTGGTGCCCGTCCTGGGCTTCTCCGAGGCGCCGGGGGAGCGCCTCATCATCTCGGAGTTCGTGGGAGAAACCAGTTGCAGCCTGGAGCACTACCTTAAACAGGGGAGCGCGGTCCTTGGCTGGGCGGCCCGCCTCCGGATCGCGACCGGTGCGGCGCGCGGCATCGAGCACCTCCACGACGCCAGCGTGCCGGGCGTCGTGCACGGGTGCGTGAAGCCGAGCAACATCCTGGTGGACGCGGGGCTCTGCTCCAGGGTCTGCGATTACGGACTCAGCTTCCTAATGGAGGCGGTGGACAGGGCGAGGGAGATGGAGGGATACGTGGACTGGGAAGGCGGCGGCGCGTGCAAGGAGAACGACGTGTATGCATTCGGGGTTGTTTTGCTGGAGTTGTTGAGCGGGAGAAGATGCAACGGTGGGAGGCTGGCGGATTGGGCACTGGCGCTGATGAGGGAGGACAGAACAGGGGAGGTACTGGACGCGCGGGTGGCCGCGCCGAGGGACGTGCGGTCGTTGCTGAGGATGATGAAGGTGGCAGCGGCGTGCGTCGGGAACGGCCGGAAGACGCGTCCTGCGATTGCCCAGGTGGCGGCGATTCTGAGCAGCTTGGAAGCGCAACCTATTAGTGCGCAGTCTCCAGATGAAGTATCCAACTCTTGA
- the LOC122021837 gene encoding uncharacterized protein LOC122021837: MEQIAAKLASLVPPQPRDELVVEKTGAEKGRESGEARRRPLERSTVEVKGAGGILVIGGLLAAAAVAAGATTIARRAHALRPPASKKEWVEGFNGDHKSEQSQIDRSVGIPEDNRVSVKSKDNLFEDDTCNGRVLDMDQVNEKFCRKVDLDLQNGIGEEIRSNDVVDETPGEEENEVASPGEAEHSVNHHETELNECVPPALGNEGGDEPLPKQPQFDFAEADNGQSNTNELIQSAGFDISKQVCQSVCAIGMRRF; this comes from the exons ATGGAGCAAATCGCAGCAAAGCTGGCCTCTTTGGTGCCGCCGCAGCCCCGCGATGAGCTCGTGGTGGAGAAGACCGGGGCGGAGAAGGGGAGGGAATCGGGGGAAGCGAGGAGGCGGCCTTTGGAAAGGTCGACGGTGGAAGTGAAGGGAGCAGGAGGGATCCTTGTCATCGGCGGACTCCTGGCTGCTGCCGCCGTCGCCGCCGGAGCCACCACCATCGCTCGCAGGGCGCATGCGCTACGCCCGCCGGCGAGCAAGAAAGAGTGGGTCGAGGGTTTCAACGGCGACCATAA ATCGGAACAGAGCCAAATTGATCGATCCGTCGGTATCCCG GAGGACAATCGTGTTTCTGTCAAATCGAAGGACAATTTATTTGAAGATGATACTTGTAATGGCAGAGTGTTGGACATGGACCAAGTTAATGAGAAATTTTGCAGGAAAGTAGATTTGGATCTCCAGAATGGAATAGGAGAAGAAATTAGATCAAATGATGTTGTAGATGAAACACCTggtgaagaagaaaatgaagtagcCTCACCTGGAGAAGCTGAACATAGTGTGAACCATCATGAAACTGAGCTGAATGAATGTGTACCTCCTGCTTTGGGCAATGAAGGAGGAGATGAGCCCTTACCAAAGCAACCACAATTTGATTTTGCAGAGGCAGATAATGGGCAATCCAACACAAATGAATTAATTCAATCAGCTGGCTTTGACATCAGCAAGCAAGTATGTCAGAGTGTGTGTGCTATAGGTATGAGAAGGTTTTGA